In Rhodobacteraceae bacterium LMO-JJ12, a single window of DNA contains:
- the oah gene encoding 6-oxocyclohex-1-ene-1-carbonyl-CoA hydratase has product MNNTSFNFVSHDLVEDDTREGISDKVIFEKRPAKLPDGTVAEGLYNVWIILNNPSQFNSYTTDMVKSVILAFRAASNMRDVNAVVFTAAGDKAFCTGGNTKEYAEYYAGRPHEYRQYMRLFNDMVSAILGCDKPVICRVNGMRIGGGQEIGMACDFSVAQDMARFGQAGPKHGSAAVGGSTDFLPVMIGCELAMNSGVLCESFTAQKALRVGILTDIVPGLKVDGEYVANPLVETNYVTDAWGRLMHGEMKTGDALAEGKALMKSGEMDLTALDEKVEELCGKLLLTFPDCTTKSVEELRKPKLEAWNRNKENSRAWLGGNMMTEANMGFRAFNEGNREVGREVDFALLRKELAEGAKWTPEFIDSMMPGVRK; this is encoded by the coding sequence ATGAATAATACCAGCTTTAACTTTGTTTCCCATGATCTGGTGGAAGACGACACGCGCGAAGGTATCTCCGACAAGGTGATCTTTGAGAAGCGTCCCGCCAAACTGCCCGACGGCACGGTTGCCGAAGGTCTCTACAATGTGTGGATCATCCTGAACAATCCGTCGCAATTCAACTCTTACACCACCGACATGGTGAAATCGGTGATCCTGGCTTTCCGCGCCGCATCCAACATGCGCGACGTGAACGCCGTGGTGTTCACCGCTGCTGGCGACAAGGCGTTCTGCACCGGCGGCAACACCAAGGAATATGCCGAATATTACGCCGGGCGGCCGCATGAATACCGCCAGTATATGCGCCTGTTCAACGATATGGTTTCCGCCATCCTTGGCTGTGACAAACCGGTGATCTGCCGCGTCAACGGCATGCGGATCGGCGGCGGTCAGGAAATCGGCATGGCCTGCGACTTCTCGGTCGCTCAGGACATGGCCCGCTTTGGTCAGGCCGGCCCGAAACACGGCTCTGCCGCGGTTGGCGGATCGACAGATTTCCTGCCGGTGATGATCGGCTGCGAACTGGCAATGAACTCGGGCGTGCTCTGCGAGAGCTTTACCGCCCAGAAGGCGCTGCGCGTCGGCATTCTGACCGACATCGTGCCGGGCCTCAAAGTTGATGGTGAATATGTCGCCAACCCGCTGGTCGAAACCAATTACGTCACCGACGCATGGGGTCGCCTGATGCATGGCGAGATGAAAACCGGCGATGCGTTGGCCGAGGGCAAGGCGCTGATGAAGTCAGGTGAAATGGACCTCACTGCATTGGATGAAAAGGTCGAGGAACTCTGTGGCAAACTGCTGCTGACCTTCCCTGATTGCACCACCAAATCGGTTGAAGAGTTGCGTAAACCCAAGCTGGAAGCTTGGAACCGCAACAAGGAAAACTCGCGCGCCTGGCTCGGTGGCAACATGATGACCGAAGCCAACATGGGCTTCCGCGCCTTCAACGAGGGCAACCGCGAAGTTGGTCGCGAGGTCGATTTCGCCCTGCTGCGCAAAGAACTGGCCGAGGGTGCCAAATGGACCCCCGAGTTTATCGACAGCATGATGCCGGGCGTGCGTAAATGA
- the bcrC gene encoding benzoyl-CoA reductase subunit C encodes MTEKTVSEIVERCQALYDDLNFTSAREWKAAVPGRKVISYMPVYVPRELIHAAGMLPLGIMGGGDNLEVIHGDAYYQSYICRIPRSTIELGVSGRVDFVDGMLFPSICDVIRNLSGMWKMLFPDVYSKYFDVPQTYKDEVGGVFYTGEMREFLEDLERIGGRKITDDDINASIAVYNENRKVMNELYALRAAEPWKAPASEAYLVMRAGLVLPVEEHTQLVRDYIAAASAATDRPMKDNSRVVLTGMFCEQPPLNLIKSLELSGCYIVEDDFVLVSRWLIGDVPTTGDPVHNLSQAFLHSSMSTAAKYEPNQEEKGQFLVRAVRDTGAEGVIFASTSFCDPALLDRPILQNVLKRADIPFIAFKYAENSGQMQPIREQAGTFVDSIKLWSAA; translated from the coding sequence ATGACGGAAAAGACCGTATCCGAAATCGTCGAGCGCTGTCAGGCGCTGTATGACGACCTCAATTTTACCTCCGCTCGTGAGTGGAAAGCAGCCGTGCCGGGCCGCAAGGTCATCAGTTATATGCCGGTCTATGTGCCGCGCGAGCTGATCCATGCCGCAGGTATGCTGCCGCTGGGCATCATGGGTGGTGGCGACAACCTCGAAGTCATCCACGGGGACGCTTACTATCAAAGTTATATCTGCCGCATCCCAAGGTCGACCATCGAACTTGGCGTGTCAGGCCGCGTCGACTTTGTCGATGGTATGTTGTTCCCGTCGATCTGCGACGTGATCCGCAATCTTTCCGGCATGTGGAAGATGCTCTTCCCGGATGTCTATTCGAAGTATTTCGATGTGCCGCAGACCTACAAAGACGAAGTCGGTGGCGTGTTCTACACCGGTGAGATGCGCGAGTTCCTCGAAGATCTCGAACGCATCGGCGGGCGCAAGATCACTGACGATGACATCAACGCGTCGATCGCGGTCTATAACGAAAACCGCAAGGTGATGAACGAGCTTTATGCCCTGCGCGCTGCAGAGCCTTGGAAAGCTCCGGCATCAGAGGCCTATCTGGTTATGCGTGCCGGACTTGTGCTGCCGGTCGAAGAGCACACCCAGCTTGTGCGCGACTATATCGCCGCAGCCTCCGCTGCAACGGATCGTCCGATGAAAGACAACAGCCGCGTTGTTCTGACTGGCATGTTCTGCGAGCAACCGCCGCTGAACCTGATCAAGTCGCTGGAACTCTCGGGTTGCTACATCGTCGAGGATGACTTTGTCTTGGTCAGCCGTTGGTTGATTGGCGACGTGCCGACAACGGGCGACCCGGTGCATAACCTGAGCCAGGCATTCCTGCACAGCTCAATGTCGACTGCGGCCAAATATGAGCCCAATCAAGAAGAAAAAGGTCAGTTCCTGGTGCGCGCGGTGCGTGACACAGGGGCCGAGGGCGTCATCTTTGCCTCGACCAGTTTCTGCGACCCTGCGCTGCTTGACCGGCCCATTCTGCAGAACGTGCTGAAACGCGCAGACATTCCCTTCATCGCGTTCAAATACGCCGAGAACTCCGGCCAGATGCAGCCCATCCGCGAACAGGCCGGAACGTTCGTTGATTCAATCAAACTGTGGAGTGCAGCATGA
- a CDS encoding cyclohexa-1,5-dienecarbonyl-CoA hydratase, producing the protein MSEVLGITLALDGALLRLRLNRPKANIVDAEMIAALQDAFAAHLDNRDLKAVLVEAEGKHFSFGASVEEHLPNSCAEMLKSLHALVKQMLEFPVPVLVAVRGQCLGGGLEVAMAGHTIFAAPDANLGQPEMMLGVFAPAASCLLPGRVGQAQAEDLLYSGRSISGEAAHQIGLVDVLSDDPEAAAITYVETHLKAKSASSLRMAVRAARAGYCRDVSARLDEVEALYLNDLMSTRDAVEGLEAFLAKRPAKWENR; encoded by the coding sequence ATGAGCGAAGTGCTTGGCATAACCCTGGCGCTTGACGGTGCTTTGCTGCGGCTTCGGTTGAACCGGCCCAAGGCGAACATCGTCGACGCCGAGATGATTGCAGCACTGCAAGACGCTTTTGCTGCGCATCTCGACAACCGCGATCTCAAGGCGGTTCTGGTCGAAGCAGAAGGCAAACATTTCAGCTTTGGTGCTTCGGTCGAGGAGCATTTGCCCAACAGCTGTGCCGAGATGCTGAAATCTCTGCACGCTCTGGTCAAGCAGATGCTGGAGTTTCCTGTTCCGGTACTGGTCGCGGTGCGCGGTCAGTGCCTCGGGGGCGGGCTTGAAGTGGCTATGGCGGGGCATACGATTTTTGCCGCGCCGGATGCCAATCTTGGCCAACCCGAAATGATGCTGGGCGTGTTCGCGCCAGCGGCATCCTGTCTGTTGCCGGGCCGCGTCGGCCAGGCCCAGGCCGAAGACCTGCTTTATTCGGGCCGCTCGATCAGCGGTGAAGCGGCACATCAGATCGGACTGGTCGATGTGCTCAGCGATGATCCCGAAGCTGCAGCGATCACCTATGTCGAAACCCATCTGAAAGCCAAAAGCGCGAGTTCCTTGCGTATGGCGGTTCGGGCTGCGCGGGCGGGCTATTGCCGCGATGTGTCGGCTCGGCTCGATGAGGTTGAGGCACTCTATTTGAACGACCTTATGTCAACCCGTGACGCGGTGGAGGGGCTTGAGGCCTTTCTTGCGAAACGTCCAGCAAAGTGGGAAAACAGATGA
- the bcrD gene encoding benzoyl-CoA reductase subunit D: MTLTAGIDVGTGVVKAVIFRVEGDKEEWLSKCSLRIRSRDPMQLAREAFDQALEDAGIKEEDLDYVATTGEGESIPFHTGHFYSMTSHARGARFLNPATGAILDSGALHGRAMITDDKGKVTNYKMTSQCASGSGQFLENIARYLGIAQDEIGGLSIKGDDPEEVSSICAVLAETDVINMVSRGISAPNILKGIHLSMASRLARLLKSIGVKDDVIMMTGGMGLDEGLCEALRESLAKMKGMDGATVVNHPDSIFAGAIGAALWGSFRFDKLATSGQMLKAS; this comes from the coding sequence ATGACACTGACAGCAGGAATTGATGTCGGCACGGGGGTCGTCAAGGCGGTGATCTTCCGGGTCGAGGGCGACAAAGAGGAATGGTTGTCAAAATGCAGCCTCCGCATCCGTTCGCGTGACCCGATGCAGCTCGCTCGCGAGGCGTTCGATCAGGCGTTGGAAGATGCCGGGATCAAGGAAGAGGATCTCGATTATGTCGCCACAACCGGCGAAGGTGAATCGATCCCGTTCCACACCGGTCACTTCTATTCGATGACCAGCCACGCGCGCGGCGCGCGGTTCCTCAACCCCGCCACCGGCGCGATCCTCGACAGTGGTGCGCTGCACGGCCGGGCCATGATCACCGACGACAAGGGCAAGGTCACCAACTACAAAATGACCAGCCAATGCGCCTCGGGTTCGGGCCAGTTTCTTGAAAACATCGCCCGCTATCTTGGCATTGCCCAAGACGAGATCGGCGGTTTGTCGATCAAGGGTGACGACCCGGAAGAAGTTTCGTCGATCTGTGCCGTTCTGGCCGAGACCGATGTGATCAACATGGTGTCGCGCGGAATCTCCGCGCCCAACATCCTCAAGGGTATTCACCTGTCGATGGCCAGCCGTCTGGCACGTCTGCTGAAATCAATCGGCGTCAAGGACGACGTGATCATGATGACGGGTGGCATGGGGCTTGATGAAGGTCTCTGCGAGGCGCTGCGTGAAAGCCTGGCCAAGATGAAGGGCATGGATGGCGCCACAGTCGTCAACCACCCCGACTCGATCTTTGCCGGGGCGATCGGTGCCGCACTTTGGGGCTCGTTCCGTTTCGACAAGCTCGCAACCAGCGGGCAAATGCTCAAAGCATCGTAA
- a CDS encoding YfhL family 4Fe-4S dicluster ferredoxin, with protein sequence MALMIVDPCTACDACEPVCPNEAISVGDPHYTIDPMKCTECVGEEDEPQCKLVCPEACIIPNPDWEESEEELQAKYEALQ encoded by the coding sequence ATGGCATTGATGATTGTTGACCCCTGCACCGCATGCGACGCTTGCGAGCCGGTCTGTCCAAATGAGGCGATATCGGTGGGCGATCCGCATTACACGATCGACCCGATGAAATGCACCGAATGCGTTGGGGAAGAAGACGAACCCCAATGCAAGCTGGTCTGCCCGGAAGCTTGCATCATCCCGAATCCTGATTGGGAAGAATCCGAAGAAGAGTTGCAGGCGAAATACGAAGCGTTGCAATAA
- the bcrA gene encoding benzoyl-CoA reductase subunit A translates to MKTFVGIDLGSTTTKAVMMDEDERILGRGITNSRSNYETACSVATEEAKIDARFTLFRREFGAAGALDDQVEEFLGALERSFRLEQFLEQLGDLEETCVKLVRGERFEKIGDGVKAALAEVFSRLRSEAPAMYAPDADRKSDFFRDIAGSRYLAVAEEVGREAGVSYDVLLNVYDKSIIAVENRPPSGKLNEKFKAAMQRVSQENTGAATILGEKAEHALGIELEETYLVGTGYGRVTLPFSKEHIRSEILCHGLGAHMMYPKTRTVLDIGGQDTKGIQVNPDGIVENFQMNDRCAAGTGRYLGYIADEMNMGLHELGPMALKSKKPARINSTCTVFAGAELRDRLALGEAREDILAGLHRAIILRSMSILSRSGGVADEFTFTGGVAKNEAAVRELKKLVFENYGEVKINIGAESIYTGALGASEFARRAAHGRIEGVEA, encoded by the coding sequence ATGAAAACCTTCGTAGGAATCGATCTCGGCTCCACCACCACCAAGGCGGTGATGATGGACGAGGACGAGCGTATCCTGGGACGTGGTATCACGAACTCGCGCTCGAATTATGAAACCGCCTGTTCGGTTGCCACCGAAGAGGCCAAGATCGACGCACGGTTTACACTGTTTCGTCGCGAATTCGGCGCAGCCGGAGCCCTTGACGATCAGGTCGAGGAGTTTCTGGGCGCGCTTGAGCGCTCCTTCCGGCTTGAGCAGTTCCTTGAGCAGTTGGGCGATCTGGAAGAAACCTGCGTCAAACTGGTGCGCGGCGAGCGGTTCGAAAAGATCGGTGATGGCGTCAAGGCGGCGCTGGCCGAAGTGTTCAGCCGCTTGCGCAGCGAAGCACCCGCGATGTATGCGCCTGACGCTGATCGCAAATCTGACTTCTTCCGCGATATCGCCGGTTCGCGTTATCTGGCCGTGGCCGAAGAGGTTGGCCGGGAAGCCGGGGTTTCATACGATGTTCTGCTGAACGTCTATGACAAGTCGATCATCGCGGTCGAAAACCGCCCCCCCTCGGGCAAGCTGAACGAGAAGTTCAAGGCCGCGATGCAACGGGTCTCGCAAGAGAACACCGGCGCCGCAACCATTCTGGGCGAGAAAGCCGAGCATGCTCTGGGGATCGAACTGGAAGAGACCTATCTGGTCGGGACCGGTTATGGCCGCGTGACGCTGCCGTTTTCCAAAGAGCACATCCGTTCGGAAATCCTGTGCCACGGGTTGGGGGCGCATATGATGTATCCCAAGACCCGCACCGTGCTGGACATCGGCGGACAAGATACCAAGGGTATTCAGGTCAATCCCGATGGCATCGTCGAAAACTTCCAGATGAACGACCGCTGTGCCGCCGGCACGGGCCGCTATCTGGGCTATATCGCCGATGAGATGAACATGGGTCTGCACGAACTCGGACCGATGGCGCTCAAATCGAAAAAGCCGGCGCGCATCAACTCGACTTGCACTGTGTTCGCGGGTGCTGAGTTGCGCGACCGTCTGGCTCTGGGCGAAGCACGCGAGGATATCCTGGCCGGTTTGCACCGGGCGATCATCCTGCGCTCGATGTCGATCCTGTCGCGTTCGGGCGGGGTGGCAGATGAGTTCACCTTTACCGGCGGCGTTGCCAAGAACGAGGCGGCGGTGCGCGAGCTGAAGAAGCTGGTGTTCGAAAACTACGGCGAAGTGAAAATCAACATTGGTGCGGAATCGATCTACACCGGCGCATTGGGTGCCTCCGAGTTTGCCCGTCGCGCCGCTCATGGACGCATTGAAGGAGTGGAAGCATGA
- the bcrB gene encoding benzoyl-CoA reductase subunit B: MRPSVVTAKAEDVLKDASMIKQKEMMAKHYERLSSAPETGAKVASTFVPGNLNELIMCFDLVNNLPEVNAIQSGLRKQSGSYIMEAERAGHSEDVCTYVKSDIGMMMKGNIGPNGKKLPDPDVLLLSYTGCFTFLKWFELLREQYKCPTIFLQTPYMADGKVTPNMVQYMVKQFKETVIPTLEEVSGVKFDIDRLREYLKKSAQAEDDLVYILETGKNKPSPIDAYFGGIYYIGPIFGAFRGTDDAIDYYKFLREEVDQRLLKGLGPVTPDGPMAEEKYRLVVEGPPNYTSFRQFWKMFYEEGATVVASSYTKVGGTYDYGFRHDPDRPLESLAEYCLGVYTNRSLPMRIDMLSDYINEYEADGLLINSIKSCNSFSAGQLLIMREVEKRTGKPAAFIETDLVDPRYFSAANVKNRLESYFQMVEQKRSGKGAAA; the protein is encoded by the coding sequence ATGAGACCTTCAGTTGTAACCGCCAAAGCCGAGGATGTTCTCAAGGACGCCTCGATGATCAAGCAAAAAGAGATGATGGCCAAGCACTATGAGCGGCTGTCCAGCGCACCAGAGACCGGTGCCAAGGTGGCATCGACCTTTGTGCCCGGAAATCTCAACGAACTGATCATGTGTTTCGATCTCGTCAACAACCTGCCCGAGGTCAACGCGATCCAGTCAGGCCTGCGCAAGCAATCGGGCTCCTATATCATGGAAGCCGAACGTGCCGGGCATTCCGAAGACGTGTGCACCTATGTGAAGTCCGACATCGGAATGATGATGAAGGGCAATATCGGGCCCAACGGCAAGAAGCTGCCTGACCCTGATGTGCTGCTCTTGTCCTACACCGGCTGTTTCACCTTCCTCAAATGGTTCGAGCTGCTGCGCGAGCAGTATAAATGCCCGACCATCTTCCTCCAGACGCCTTACATGGCCGACGGCAAGGTCACGCCGAACATGGTCCAATACATGGTCAAACAGTTCAAAGAGACCGTGATTCCGACGCTTGAAGAAGTCTCCGGGGTCAAGTTCGACATCGACCGGCTGCGGGAATATCTCAAGAAATCGGCTCAGGCCGAGGACGATTTGGTCTACATCCTGGAAACCGGCAAGAACAAACCGTCGCCGATTGATGCCTATTTCGGCGGTATCTACTACATCGGCCCGATCTTCGGCGCCTTCCGGGGCACCGATGACGCGATCGACTATTACAAGTTCCTGCGCGAAGAGGTCGACCAGCGCCTGCTCAAGGGTCTTGGTCCGGTAACACCCGATGGCCCGATGGCCGAGGAAAAATACCGCCTCGTGGTCGAAGGTCCGCCAAACTACACCTCGTTCCGCCAATTCTGGAAAATGTTCTACGAAGAAGGCGCAACCGTGGTGGCCTCGTCCTACACCAAGGTGGGTGGCACCTATGATTATGGCTTCCGCCATGATCCTGACCGCCCGCTCGAGTCGCTGGCTGAGTATTGCCTTGGTGTCTACACCAACCGCAGCCTGCCGATGCGCATCGACATGCTTAGCGATTACATCAACGAATACGAAGCCGACGGTCTGCTGATCAACTCGATCAAGAGCTGCAACAGCTTCTCTGCTGGCCAGCTTCTGATCATGCGCGAAGTCGAAAAACGCACCGGCAAACCGGCGGCGTTCATCGAAACCGATCTGGTCGATCCGCGCTACTTCTCGGCGGCCAACGTCAAGAACCGCCTGGAGAGCTATTTCCAGATGGTCGAGCAGAAACGCAGCGGGAAAGGAGCGGCAGCATGA